One part of the Lytechinus pictus isolate F3 Inbred chromosome 3, Lp3.0, whole genome shotgun sequence genome encodes these proteins:
- the LOC135153787 gene encoding uncharacterized protein K02A2.6-like: MPWNGNLSVKMGVPSAAHTHYALYTECPPPPVKRSTIKTSTMSTQTETAEKSVQTDAQEFTSNHRPNEAEDSGPVIPASTENVRVDFWAFITFIVIICGILDDGLREHLLRLDDLTLDKTLQVCRVAEQTRTQAQALSSIGENASISVDSLSKNKKSPGKKSNQTRQTKPEDHTNNKTCTRCGNRHTKEKCPAQGNTCKKCGKQNHFAKCCRTPLAKVNESQHLTCLKVDSDGFMIFSVDSQEHESREEWKVNLRVNNEPVEFKIDTGAQANILPETIYHKLKPKPKLQKAKVKLTGYYETNIPVKGSCYVQMEYKGIKHSVQCLIIPVNRQPLLGLRTSEELYLVKRVYHVDKQTEIKTGKTVVQDYDNVFVGLGCLPGKHHITLKGNAQPVQHACRKVPFPLQKKLKEELDKMENMDVIKQVDEPTDWVSSLVVVKKKNGQLRVCLDPRDLNRAIKREHYKLPSRAEITSQFAGAKYFSKLDASSFWQIQLDEDSSKLCTFITPYGRYRFLRLPFGICSAPEVFHKIIHNLFVDVPGVNTMMDDIVVWGSTQEEHDDRLRKVIDIAQKSNLKLNRDKCEFNVNQMTFIGDLISQDGVRPDPKKVAAIRNMTRPTCKQDIQRFLGMINYQAKFIPNLSTRSAPLRILLDKKVEWMWENEQEKA, from the coding sequence atgccttggaacggaaatttgagtgtaaaaatgggggtcccctccgcggcacatacccactatgcattatatactgagtgccccccccccccggtaaagaGGTCGACCATAAAAACGTCTACCATGTCCACACAAACAGAAACGGCGGAAAAGTCTGTACAGACAGATGCGCAAGAATTTACTTCTAATCATAGGCCTAATGAAGCAGAAGATTCTGGGCCTGTAATTCCCGCATCCACAGAAAATGTTAGAGTCGACTTTTGGGCATTCATCACTTTTATTGTAATTATCTGTGGTATCTTAGATGATGGTCTAAGAGAGCATTTGTTGAGGCTAGATGATCTCACATTGGATAAAACGTTGCAAGTTTGTCGGGTGGCTGAACAAACTCGAACGCAGGCCCAAGCGTTGAGTTCCATCGGAGAAAATGCCTCAATTTCGGTTGATTCTCTCAGCAAGAATAAGAAATCTCCTggtaaaaagtcaaaccaaacaagacaaacaaaacCTGAAGATCATACTAACAATAAAACATGTACAAGATGTGGTAATAGACATACCAAAGAAAAATGTCCTGCACAAggtaatacatgtaaaaagtgcgGTAAGCAAAATCATTTTGCTAAGTGTTGTCGAACCCCATTAGCAAAAGTAAATGAATCGCAACACTTAACATGCTTAAAGGTAGATTCAGACGGTTTCATGATTTTTTCAGTTGATTCACAGGAACATGAATCAAGGGAAGAGTGGAAAGTCAATTTGAGAGTCAATAATGAGCCAGTTGAGTTCAAGATAGATACTGGAGCTCAGGCTAATATTCTCCCAGAaacaatctatcacaaattgaAACCGAAACCAAAACTACAAAAAGCCAAAGTGAAGTTAACAGGTTACTATGAGACAAACATTCCAGTAAAAGGTAGTTGTTATGTCCAAATGGAGTACAAAGGAATAAAACACAGTGTTCAATGTTTAATCATTCCTGTAAATCGTCAACCATTGCTAGGTCTCAGGACGAGTGAAGAGTTATATCTAGTAAAACGCGTCTATCATGTTGATAAACAAACAGAGATAAAAACAGGTAAAACTGTAGTGCAAGATTATGACAATGTATTTGTAGGATTAGGATGTCTTCCAGGCAAACACCACATCACATTGAAAGGCAATGCACAACCAGTTCAACATGCATGTCGCAAAGTTCCATTTCCACTTCAAAAGAAACTAAAAGAGGAGCTAGATAAGATGGAAAACATGGATGTAATCAAACAGGTTGATGAACCGACAGATTGGGTATCTTCTCTTGTTGTagtcaagaaaaagaatggTCAACTCAGAGTCTGTCTAGATCCACGTGATCTAAATCGAGCAATCAAAAGAGAACACTATAAATTGCCTTCTAGAGCTGAAATAACCTCTCAGTTTGCTGGAGCCAAGTATTTCAGTAAATTAGATGCATCAAGTTTTTGGCAAATCCAACTTGATGAAGATAGTTCCAAGCTTTGTACATTTATCACTCCATACGGAAGATATAGATTCTTGAGACTACCTTTTGGTATCTGTAGTGCTCCTGAAGTTTTTCACAAGATAATACATAACTTGTTCGTAGATGTACCTGGTGTCAATACCATGATGGATGACATAGTGGTATGGGGAAGCACACAAGAAGAGCATGACGATCGTCTGAGAAAAGTTATAGACATCGCACAAAAATCAAACCTGAAACTCAATCGAGACAAGTGTGAATTCAATGTGAACCAGATGACTTTCATTGGTGACTTGATCAGCCAAGATGGAGTCAGACCAGATCCTAAAAAAGTGGCTGCCATCAGAAACATGACAAGACCAACATGTAAGCAGGACATACAAAGGTTCTTGGGGATGATAAACTACCAAGCAAAATTCATTCCAAACCTATCAACAAGGTCAGCACCTCTACGCATATTGCTTGACAAGAAAGTAGAGTGGATGTGGgaaaatgaacaagaaaaaGCGTGA